One segment of Candidatus Pelagibacter ubique HTCC1062 DNA contains the following:
- the cobS gene encoding cobaltochelatase subunit CobS, which produces MTPNLNIQPDIKMSLKQSFGIDSDMEVDAFSKRSEYVPEIDKNYKFDRDTTLAIISGFAFNKRVLVQGYHGTGKSTHIEQIAARLNWPCIRVNLDSHVSRIDLIGKDAIVVKDGKQITEFKEGILPWSIQNPVALVFDEYDAGRPDVMFVIQRVLEAEGNFTLLDKNKVIKQNKFFRLFATSNTVGLGDTTGLYHGTQQINQGQMDRWNIVTSLNYLSLDREMEIVLAKNKNLNNPKGKEKVSNMIKVASLTRKGFIAGDISTVMSPRTVLHWAENAEIFKDTGYAFRVTFLNKCDDIEKNTIAEYYQRCFGEELPESMVNIHI; this is translated from the coding sequence TTGACACCTAATTTAAACATACAGCCAGACATTAAAATGTCTTTAAAGCAAAGTTTTGGAATTGACTCAGATATGGAAGTTGACGCTTTCTCTAAAAGAAGTGAATACGTTCCCGAAATAGATAAAAATTATAAGTTTGATAGAGATACTACCCTTGCTATCATATCAGGTTTTGCTTTTAATAAACGTGTCTTGGTTCAAGGCTATCATGGTACAGGAAAGTCTACTCACATTGAACAAATCGCAGCTAGATTAAACTGGCCTTGTATTAGAGTGAATTTAGATAGTCATGTAAGTAGAATTGATCTTATTGGAAAAGATGCAATTGTTGTAAAAGATGGAAAACAGATTACTGAGTTTAAAGAAGGTATTTTACCTTGGTCCATTCAAAACCCTGTTGCACTTGTTTTTGATGAGTATGATGCAGGAAGACCAGACGTGATGTTTGTTATTCAAAGGGTGTTGGAAGCTGAAGGTAATTTTACTCTTTTAGATAAAAATAAAGTTATAAAACAAAATAAATTTTTTAGATTATTTGCGACTTCAAATACAGTTGGTCTAGGGGATACAACAGGATTGTACCATGGTACTCAACAAATTAACCAAGGGCAGATGGATAGATGGAATATTGTAACATCTTTAAACTATCTTAGTCTTGATAGAGAAATGGAAATCGTTCTTGCTAAAAATAAAAATTTAAACAATCCAAAAGGTAAAGAAAAAGTCTCTAACATGATTAAAGTTGCATCTTTAACTAGAAAGGGCTTTATAGCTGGAGATATATCAACTGTAATGAGTCCAAGGACGGTACTTCATTGGGCTGAAAATGCAGAAATTTTCAAAGACACAGGTTATGCTTTTAGGGTCACTTTTTTGAATAAGTGTGACGATATAGAAAAAAATACAATAGCTGAATATTATCAAAGATGTTTTGGAGAAGAATTACCAGAATCGATGGTTAATATTCATATCTAA
- a CDS encoding ActS/PrrB/RegB family redox-sensitive histidine kinase — MKFFETSKYFSLKKSTYINLRWIAIIGQLITVNVIYFFFDFRFNLILENSIILIGALSNLYLIYINKNTQLSDKTAFLFLSIDILQLSCLIYLTGGIINPFSIFLIIPAIFSSSNLGFRSNLLLVSLTVLVIIFLTFFNQPLPYPIKEHFHVDSYYYYSIPIALIIALIFLNYFALTFGSESRIRKEALNKMEEIMSKEHELLSLGGQAAAAAHSLGTPFSTMKIISTDLLERFKDNEDVKKDIELLSSQLERCSEILKKLTLNPIIEDNFIDRDLTMAEYVSEIVKSFQEVSKKDFIVNYDQNSNPLNITKSIEIIYGLRNFIGNANKFSENKIFINIKSDSDFTEVMIEDDGEGYPKDVLSKIGEPYIKSFKSSIKSKSGLGLGIFIGKTLLEKNYANILCRNSQTRSGAEVSIKWKNEDLLKL, encoded by the coding sequence ATGAAGTTTTTCGAAACTTCTAAATATTTTTCATTAAAAAAATCGACCTATATTAATCTAAGATGGATTGCTATTATTGGCCAACTTATAACAGTTAATGTTATTTATTTTTTTTTTGATTTTAGATTTAATCTAATTCTAGAAAATTCAATAATTTTGATTGGAGCGCTAAGCAATCTTTATTTAATCTATATTAACAAAAACACACAATTGTCAGATAAAACAGCATTTCTTTTTTTATCTATTGATATTTTACAACTGAGTTGTTTGATTTATTTAACAGGTGGAATTATAAATCCTTTTTCAATTTTTTTGATTATCCCAGCTATATTTTCCTCATCTAATTTAGGTTTTAGGAGTAATTTATTGTTAGTTAGCCTCACAGTTTTAGTGATTATTTTTCTTACTTTTTTTAACCAACCTTTGCCCTATCCAATTAAAGAACATTTTCACGTAGACAGCTATTATTACTATTCAATTCCAATCGCATTAATTATTGCTTTAATTTTTTTAAATTATTTTGCCTTAACCTTTGGATCAGAATCTAGAATAAGGAAAGAGGCACTGAATAAAATGGAAGAAATCATGTCAAAAGAACATGAGCTATTATCATTAGGAGGACAGGCTGCTGCTGCTGCACATTCATTAGGTACACCGTTTTCAACAATGAAGATTATCTCCACTGATTTATTGGAGCGATTTAAAGATAATGAAGATGTTAAAAAAGATATTGAGTTATTATCCAGTCAATTAGAGAGATGTAGTGAAATTTTAAAAAAATTAACATTAAACCCAATAATCGAAGATAATTTTATTGATCGTGATTTAACAATGGCAGAATACGTAAGTGAAATAGTCAAGTCATTCCAAGAAGTAAGTAAAAAAGATTTTATTGTAAATTATGATCAAAATTCAAATCCACTAAATATAACTAAATCAATAGAAATTATTTATGGACTAAGAAATTTTATCGGTAATGCAAATAAGTTTTCTGAAAATAAGATTTTTATTAATATAAAAAGTGATAGTGATTTCACAGAAGTTATGATTGAAGATGATGGAGAGGGATACCCAAAAGATGTTTTGAGTAAAATTGGAGAGCCTTATATTAAATCTTTTAAGTCTTCAATAAAATCTAAATCTGGATTAGGTCTTGGAATTTTTATAGGCAAAACTTTACTTGAAAAAAATTATGCAAATATTTTATGCAGAAATTCCCAAACAAGAAGTGGGGCTGAAGTAAGTATTAAATGGAAAAATGAAGATCTTTTAAAACTTTAA
- a CDS encoding BolA/IbaG family iron-sulfur metabolism protein, giving the protein MNINELIKIVKNKLEAKIVIQDLKIEDKSFLHKNHKGNQEGMFHLKLIIKSEELKKLNKIVSTKKIYNILDHELKEHIHSIQILLS; this is encoded by the coding sequence ATGAATATAAACGAATTAATTAAAATTGTTAAAAATAAACTTGAAGCAAAAATTGTTATACAAGATCTTAAAATCGAAGATAAAAGTTTTTTACATAAAAATCATAAAGGAAATCAAGAAGGAATGTTCCATCTAAAATTAATTATTAAATCTGAAGAGCTTAAAAAATTAAATAAGATAGTATCAACCAAGAAAATCTATAATATTTTAGATCATGAGTTAAAAGAACACATACATTCTATTCAAATACTACTTAGTTAA
- a CDS encoding J domain-containing protein: protein MKNICDWNNCFDTGEYKAPIEKDNSKRYRLLCLAHVKEFNKNWNYFKGMDDEQVFDFLKSDMTWHKPTQSFSSSDNFFKVLWNNTLKDEFDKTKLRGEYNHMNQFKFDANDIKAFSILGVSVGQKWEQIQDQFKTLVKKFHPDINLGNKEYEEKLKLITLAYTQLKNTYKEKIDT, encoded by the coding sequence ATGAAAAATATTTGTGATTGGAATAATTGCTTTGATACTGGTGAATATAAGGCACCAATTGAGAAAGATAATAGCAAACGCTACAGATTGCTTTGCTTAGCTCATGTTAAAGAATTCAATAAAAATTGGAATTATTTTAAAGGAATGGATGATGAGCAAGTATTTGATTTTTTAAAGTCTGACATGACCTGGCATAAACCCACTCAGAGCTTTAGCTCTTCAGATAATTTTTTTAAAGTTCTATGGAACAACACTTTAAAAGATGAGTTTGATAAAACCAAACTTAGAGGTGAATATAACCACATGAATCAATTCAAATTTGATGCTAATGATATTAAAGCTTTTAGTATTTTAGGTGTTTCAGTTGGCCAAAAATGGGAACAAATACAAGATCAGTTCAAAACTCTTGTCAAAAAATTTCACCCTGATATTAATTTGGGAAATAAAGAATACGAAGAAAAACTTAAATTAATTACTTTAGCTTATACTCAGCTAAAAAATACTTATAAGGAAAAAATTGACACCTAA
- a CDS encoding cobaltochelatase CobT-related protein, producing the protein MSSKENNFKEQFKQALISTAKVISEDYKLDVKKLDKDLSNKKTDFFDVTNLSNKNDFVKLRAETDSGALKKKFSNKEIFNKNLPNNPSCKSLYNIAEKIRYELLGGKMLKGVGKNLSENYNQKILSNRKEQLKNKEDVPVNEAFELYMLNKFFKLELNDVSTKMLDFWKKEFDESIDKHFDFLSKNLEDQNNYSLKFSEILENMDVFASNNEENNEENDEQENEQDNKSENDNDGQSDDKEEENNQDDSQTSLDAGFDLSDQQMEEQLEDSDSLKESAESVLQKTNIDNIDQDYKVFTTEFDEIAKAEILEDIKETQKLRKNLDQQLVGFQDLITKLANKLQRQLLAKQNRAWEFDLEEGLLDSSKLTRIIMDPYNSLSFMKEKDLDFKDTIVTLLIDNSGSMRGRPITIAALCADILSRTLERCSVKVEVLGFTTKNWKGGKSREAWTKNDKPKNPGRLNDLRHIIYKGADTQWRQAKNNIGLMLKEGLLKENIDGEAISWAYNRIIKRKEERKILMVISDGAPVDDSTLSVNSGDFLEKHLKKMVKFIETKSDVEILAIGIGHDVSRYYNKAIKITDVHELGDVMVSQLSGLFENKKKLH; encoded by the coding sequence ATGAGCTCAAAAGAAAACAATTTTAAAGAGCAATTTAAACAAGCATTAATTTCTACAGCTAAAGTAATTTCTGAAGATTATAAATTAGATGTTAAAAAATTAGATAAAGATTTAAGTAATAAAAAAACTGATTTTTTTGATGTAACCAATTTATCAAATAAAAACGATTTTGTTAAACTAAGAGCAGAAACTGACTCTGGAGCCTTAAAGAAAAAATTTTCAAATAAAGAAATATTTAATAAAAACCTACCTAATAATCCTTCTTGTAAATCTTTATATAATATTGCTGAAAAAATCAGGTATGAACTTCTTGGGGGCAAAATGCTTAAAGGAGTTGGAAAAAATTTAAGTGAAAATTATAACCAAAAAATACTTTCTAATCGTAAAGAACAATTAAAAAATAAAGAAGATGTTCCTGTGAATGAAGCTTTTGAATTATATATGTTAAACAAATTCTTTAAATTAGAACTCAATGATGTGTCTACAAAAATGTTAGATTTTTGGAAGAAAGAATTTGACGAATCTATTGATAAGCATTTTGATTTTTTAAGTAAAAATTTGGAAGATCAAAATAATTATAGTTTAAAATTTTCAGAAATTTTAGAGAATATGGATGTCTTTGCTTCAAATAATGAAGAAAATAATGAAGAAAACGATGAACAAGAAAATGAGCAAGATAATAAATCAGAGAACGATAATGACGGCCAGTCTGATGACAAAGAGGAAGAAAATAATCAAGATGATAGCCAGACTAGTTTAGATGCTGGCTTTGATCTAAGCGACCAGCAGATGGAAGAGCAATTAGAAGATTCAGATTCTTTAAAAGAGAGTGCAGAAAGTGTTTTACAAAAAACAAATATTGATAATATTGATCAAGATTACAAAGTATTCACCACAGAATTTGATGAAATTGCAAAAGCTGAAATATTAGAAGATATAAAAGAAACACAAAAATTAAGAAAAAATTTAGACCAACAACTTGTCGGGTTTCAAGATTTAATTACTAAGCTTGCTAACAAACTACAAAGGCAGCTCCTTGCAAAACAAAATAGAGCTTGGGAGTTTGACTTAGAAGAAGGTTTATTAGATAGCTCAAAATTAACTAGAATAATTATGGATCCTTATAATTCTTTATCTTTTATGAAAGAAAAAGATCTTGATTTTAAGGACACAATCGTAACCTTGTTAATAGACAATTCTGGTTCCATGAGAGGTCGGCCAATAACAATTGCTGCACTTTGTGCAGATATATTATCTAGAACCTTAGAAAGATGCTCAGTGAAAGTAGAGGTTTTAGGCTTTACTACAAAAAATTGGAAAGGTGGTAAAAGCAGAGAAGCTTGGACTAAAAATGATAAGCCAAAAAATCCTGGAAGATTAAATGATTTAAGACATATAATTTATAAAGGTGCAGACACACAGTGGAGGCAGGCAAAAAATAATATAGGCTTAATGCTTAAAGAAGGATTATTAAAAGAAAATATTGATGGGGAAGCTATTTCGTGGGCCTATAATAGAATTATAAAAAGAAAAGAAGAAAGAAAAATACTGATGGTTATTTCAGATGGTGCCCCAGTTGACGACTCAACTTTATCAGTTAATTCAGGAGATTTTTTAGAAAAACATTTAAAAAAAATGGTTAAATTTATAGAAACTAAGAGTGACGTTGAAATTTTAGCTATCGGTATTGGGCATGATGTTTCTAGATATTACAATAAAGCTATTAAAATAACAGATGTGCATGAACTTGGGGATGTTATGGTTTCACAATTGAGTGGCTTATTTGAAAATAAAAAAAAACTACATTAA
- the aroB gene encoding 3-dehydroquinate synthase, translated as MGLIKLKVNTNSQQYSIIIGNNILKKVNKFLKENSIDFNQCLLVIDKNIPKNLVKDTLKSLPKGSVSIHYFNASEKNKNLKSVNEITSILLKKSFNRNDCLISIGGGITGDVSGFAASTFKRGLKFVNIPTTLLSQVDSSIGGKTGVNTKYGKNLIGSFYQPSLVISDTNFLNSLPKREVVCGYGEILKHSLINGKKFFYFLNKNGKKIIQLKSPFIQTAIHQSCLIKKKVVEADEKELGIRKILNFGHTFAHAFEATLRYSAKLNHGEAVILGVKTAARFSLLNKILNKKEFELIDGHLNDLNLPRDINKFFSIKNLNTIISFMRKDKKNNTKKISLVLLKRIGSPVYKLQFNEKTINLFLKKELTK; from the coding sequence ATGGGCTTAATTAAATTAAAAGTTAACACCAACAGTCAACAATATTCAATTATTATTGGAAATAATATTTTAAAAAAAGTAAATAAATTTTTGAAAGAAAATTCTATTGATTTTAATCAATGTCTTCTAGTAATTGACAAAAATATTCCAAAAAATTTAGTAAAAGATACTTTAAAATCTTTACCAAAAGGATCTGTTTCAATTCATTATTTTAATGCGAGTGAAAAAAATAAAAATCTAAAAAGTGTCAATGAAATCACATCAATTCTTTTAAAAAAAAGTTTTAATAGAAATGATTGTTTAATTTCTATTGGTGGTGGTATTACCGGTGATGTATCAGGCTTTGCAGCAAGTACTTTTAAGCGAGGCTTAAAGTTTGTAAATATACCAACTACACTACTTTCACAGGTCGACTCATCAATCGGAGGCAAAACAGGTGTAAACACCAAATATGGTAAAAACTTAATTGGCTCATTTTATCAACCTAGTCTAGTTATATCAGATACTAACTTTTTAAACTCTTTACCAAAAAGAGAAGTTGTATGTGGCTATGGTGAAATTTTAAAACACTCACTTATTAATGGAAAAAAATTTTTTTACTTTTTAAATAAAAATGGAAAAAAAATTATCCAATTAAAAAGTCCCTTTATACAAACAGCTATTCATCAAAGCTGCTTGATTAAAAAAAAAGTAGTTGAAGCTGACGAAAAAGAATTAGGTATAAGAAAAATACTAAACTTTGGACATACTTTTGCTCATGCCTTTGAAGCAACACTGCGTTATTCAGCAAAATTAAATCATGGTGAAGCAGTTATCCTCGGTGTTAAAACTGCTGCTAGATTTAGTTTATTAAATAAAATTTTAAATAAAAAAGAATTTGAATTAATTGATGGTCACTTAAATGACCTAAATCTTCCAAGAGATATTAATAAATTTTTTTCAATAAAAAATTTAAATACAATTATATCTTTTATGAGAAAAGATAAAAAAAATAATACAAAGAAAATTAGTCTGGTTTTGCTTAAAAGAATAGGTTCTCCAGTTTACAAATTACAGTTTAATGAAAAAACTATTAATCTCTTTTTAAAAAAAGAATTAACTAAGTAG
- a CDS encoding shikimate kinase, protein MNSNKNLVFLGMMGSGKSSIGAMVSKQLNIPFIDIDNLIEEHAGMTISEIFKVNGEAYFRNLEEKITIKSLKHKKVVVSLGGGSFINDKIRKDILKNHFSFWLDWDDLVLIKRIKGSKKRPLASNSTDLEIKAIINKRKKVYSKANFKINCNKLTKSEIVKTIIKTYGLN, encoded by the coding sequence ATGAATTCAAATAAAAACCTCGTTTTTTTAGGTATGATGGGGTCAGGCAAATCTTCTATCGGAGCTATGGTTTCGAAACAATTAAATATTCCATTCATTGATATAGACAATTTAATTGAAGAACATGCTGGTATGACCATCTCAGAAATATTTAAAGTAAATGGCGAGGCATACTTTAGAAATTTAGAGGAAAAAATAACTATTAAGTCTTTAAAACATAAAAAAGTTGTTGTTTCTTTAGGTGGAGGTAGTTTTATTAATGACAAGATAAGAAAAGATATTTTAAAAAATCATTTTTCTTTTTGGCTCGATTGGGATGATTTAGTTTTAATTAAAAGAATTAAAGGTAGTAAAAAAAGACCCTTAGCCTCAAATTCAACTGATCTTGAAATTAAAGCCATTATTAATAAAAGAAAGAAAGTATATTCAAAAGCTAATTTTAAAATAAACTGTAATAAATTAACAAAAAGTGAAATAGTTAAAACTATAATAAAAACATATGGGCTTAATTAA
- a CDS encoding DNA gyrase subunit B has translation MNNKNTYQADSIKVLKGLEAVRKRPGMYIGDTDDGTGLHHMVYEVVDNSIDEALAGHCKNIDVKINSDGTITVRDDGRGIPVDMHKGEKMSAAEVIMTQLHAGGKFDHDSYKVSGGLHGVGVSVVNALSEKLKLEIDRDGNRYFIEFKDGASKAPLKVIGKSKETGTQITFLPSKEIFSSIKFTPSIIIKRMRELAFLNKGIKITVNDLNQKKEKIIVFKFDGGVLEFVDFLDEKREKLVNKTGNDLFKKPIYIEGKKDNIEIECSLKWNASYGEDIYPYTNNIYQKDGGTHLLGFRSALTRVINKYATEHNLLKKNKLTISGDDIKEGLTCVISAKIPDPKFSSQTKDKLVSSEVRMIVESIVSEKLSIWFDQNPTLSKIILAKVMQAALARDVARKARENVRRKGALELSGLPGKLADCQIGKQEGTELFIVEGDSAGGSAKQGRNRSNQAVLPLRGKILNTYVEEIVLKKNSNRDGSEHRTKSLSKMMSSNEVVTLINALGLDPKVEDIDLKDLRYGKIIIMTDADVDGSHIRALLLTFFNNKPFNKLIENGHVYLAQPPLFKINKGTKGIYIKDEKELEDYILKNNKELQKIKKGTKEFTKAYEDEKSRMSIQRFKGLGEMNPEELWNTTLDPETRNLLQVQYSKDIKKDQDLIHTLMGNDVALRKDFIVSNAINVQNLDI, from the coding sequence ATGAATAATAAAAATACATATCAGGCTGACTCTATCAAAGTTTTAAAAGGTCTTGAAGCTGTTAGAAAAAGACCTGGAATGTATATTGGTGATACCGATGATGGAACAGGTTTGCATCATATGGTCTATGAGGTTGTTGATAACTCAATAGATGAAGCTTTAGCAGGACACTGTAAAAATATAGATGTTAAAATAAACTCTGACGGAACAATTACAGTTAGAGATGATGGTAGAGGAATACCTGTTGATATGCATAAGGGTGAAAAAATGTCTGCCGCAGAAGTTATTATGACTCAGCTTCATGCTGGAGGAAAATTTGATCATGATTCCTACAAAGTATCGGGTGGTTTACATGGTGTTGGAGTTTCAGTTGTAAATGCATTATCAGAAAAATTAAAATTAGAAATCGATAGAGATGGAAATAGATATTTTATAGAATTTAAAGATGGAGCCTCAAAAGCACCTCTAAAAGTTATAGGAAAATCAAAAGAAACCGGAACACAAATAACTTTTTTACCATCAAAAGAAATATTTTCTTCAATTAAATTTACTCCAAGTATAATTATTAAAAGAATGCGTGAACTTGCATTCTTGAATAAGGGAATAAAAATAACTGTTAACGATTTAAATCAAAAAAAAGAAAAAATAATTGTATTTAAGTTTGATGGGGGAGTTTTAGAATTTGTTGATTTTTTAGACGAAAAAAGAGAAAAACTTGTTAATAAAACCGGTAATGATTTATTTAAGAAGCCTATTTATATTGAAGGAAAAAAAGACAATATTGAAATTGAATGTTCTTTAAAGTGGAACGCAAGTTATGGAGAAGACATCTATCCATATACAAATAACATTTATCAAAAGGATGGTGGTACCCATTTATTAGGATTTAGGAGTGCCCTTACTAGAGTCATTAATAAATATGCTACAGAGCATAATTTATTAAAAAAAAATAAATTAACTATTTCAGGAGACGATATTAAAGAGGGTCTTACATGTGTAATTTCAGCAAAAATACCTGATCCTAAATTTTCTTCTCAAACAAAAGATAAGCTTGTTTCATCAGAAGTTAGAATGATTGTGGAAAGTATTGTTAGTGAAAAACTTTCAATATGGTTTGATCAAAACCCAACTTTATCTAAGATTATTTTAGCTAAAGTAATGCAGGCAGCTCTAGCAAGAGATGTTGCTAGAAAAGCTAGAGAAAATGTTAGACGTAAAGGTGCTTTAGAATTAAGTGGATTACCTGGAAAATTAGCAGATTGTCAAATAGGCAAACAAGAAGGAACAGAATTGTTTATTGTTGAGGGAGATTCTGCGGGTGGTTCTGCTAAACAAGGAAGAAATAGGTCAAATCAGGCTGTTTTACCACTTAGAGGTAAAATTCTTAATACCTATGTGGAAGAGATTGTTCTTAAAAAAAATAGCAATAGAGATGGTAGCGAACATAGAACAAAATCTTTATCAAAAATGATGTCATCTAATGAGGTTGTGACTTTAATTAACGCACTTGGCCTTGATCCAAAAGTTGAAGATATTGATTTGAAAGATTTAAGATATGGAAAAATTATTATCATGACTGATGCTGATGTTGATGGTTCTCATATACGAGCATTATTACTAACATTCTTTAATAACAAGCCATTTAATAAACTAATTGAAAATGGACATGTTTATCTTGCACAGCCACCTTTATTCAAGATCAATAAGGGAACAAAAGGCATTTATATAAAAGATGAAAAAGAGTTAGAAGATTATATTTTAAAGAATAATAAAGAATTACAAAAAATTAAAAAAGGAACAAAAGAATTCACTAAAGCTTATGAAGATGAAAAATCTAGAATGAGCATTCAAAGGTTTAAGGGATTAGGAGAGATGAACCCAGAAGAGCTATGGAATACTACTTTAGACCCTGAAACAAGAAATTTATTACAAGTACAATACTCAAAAGATATAAAAAAAGATCAAGATTTAATACACACATTAATGGGTAATGATGTTGCATTGAGAAAAGATTTTATTGTTTCAAATGCAATTAATGTTCAAAATCTAGATATCTAA